From the Streptomyces sp. Sge12 genome, the window CCTCGCCGATCGCCACCCCGTGGCTCACGCCGACGCCTCGCAGCGTTGTCTCCATTTCACCCGTCTCCGATTGAGCGGCGGGCCGAGCCGCCGCGGTGGATGTCCGACTCGCCCGTACAGGCGGACGCGTCACTGCCAGCTGAAGAGAGTGTCGTCAGCCTTCACGTCGCCGGACTCGACGACGTCGGAGAGGGATTCGGCCGTCGCCTCGAGCGCCACGACGGGGCAGACCGGCGACTTCCCGGCGGCCTCGACCGCAGCGGGGTTCCAGCGAATGACCGCCTGGCCGCGGGTCACGGTGTCGCCCTTGTTCACGAGGAGCTCGAAGCCCTCGCCGTTGAGCTGAACCGTGTCGATCCCGAGGTGCGTGAGTACACCGTGACCCTCGCTGTCGACGACGACGTACGCGTGCGGGTGCAGGGAGACGATCACACCGTCGACGGGGGACACCGCCTCCGAAGGCTCACGCACGGGATCGATAGCGGTGCCCGGTCCCACCATCGCGCCGGAGAACACCGGATCGGGCACTGCCGCGAGTCCGATGGCCTGCCCGGCAAGTGGGGACGTCACGCTGGTCATGGGGGCCTCCCAGGGGTGGGGCTCTTCGTGTCGCCGTCACTACGTGTCGCGAACGGCGTACTCTTCAGAAGGATATGGCACAAGATGTTCGGGTTCGCCCGATGTTGATCCCGACCCGGGCTGGCCCTTCGGCACGGAGACTAGTGGACTAGACCGGTGGACTAGACCATACGCCTGAATCGATTTGCTTGGGCACCCCCAGAGCTGTACTGTCGTGACTCCCGCCAGGACGCCTCGTGTGAACTTCTCGCGAACGGCCGAAGGACGGGAACCCTCCTCTTCAGTATCGATCTTGAACCCACCCCTTTTTCGTATGCCTTTTCGGTAATACGGCGAGTGGTCAGGGAGACGGAAGACCACTGATAGAGTCGGGACCGCCGGAAAGGGAAACGCGAAAGCGAAAACCTGGAAAGCACCGAGGAAGTCGGACACGAAAGAGTCTGATAGAGTCGGAAACGCAAGAACAGAACGAAAGCCCGGAGGAAAGCCCGCGAGGGTGAGTACAAAGGAAGCGTCCGTTCCTTGAGAACTCAACAGCGTGCCAAAAATCAACGCCAGAAGTTGATACCCCGTCCACTTCGGTGGATGAGGTTCCTTTGAAAAAGACCTGTCGGGCCTTCGGGCACTGGCAGGCGACAAACACAGCGAGGACGTTGTGGCGCGTCGGTCTTATTCCGACATGACGTGCCCGCTCTAAGTGATGTGTGCACCCGATTACGGGTAAACATTCATGGAGAGTTTGATCCTGGCTCAGGACGAACGCTGGCGGCGTGCTTAACACATGCAAGTCGAACGATGAAGCCCTTCGGGGTGGATTAGTGGCGAACGGGTGAGTAACACGTGGGCAATCTGCCCTTCACTCTGGGACAAGCCCTGGAAACGGGGTCTAATACCGGATACCACTCCTGCCTGCATGGGCGGGGGTTGAAAGCTCCGGCGGTGAAGGATGAGCCCGCGGCCTATCAGCTTGTTGGTGGGGTAATGGCCCACCAAGGCGACGACGGGTAGCCGGCCTGAGAGGGCGACCGGCCACACTGGGACTGAGACACGGCCCAGACTCCTACGGGAGGCAGCAGTGGGGAATATTGCACAATGGGCGAAAGCCTGATGCAGCGACGCCGCGTGAGGGATGACGGCCTTCGGGTTGTAAACCTCTTTCAGCAGGGAAGAAGCGAAAGTGACGGTACCTGCAGAAGAAGCGCCGGCTAACTACGTGCCAGCAGCCGCGGTAATACGTAGGGCGCAAGCGTTGTCCGGAATTATTGGGCGTAAAGAGCTCGTAGGCGGCTTGTCACGTCGGATGTGAAAGCCCGAGGCTTAACCTCGGGTCTGCATTCGATACGGGCTAGCTAGAGTGTGGTAGGGGAGATCGGAATTCCTGGTGTAGCGGTGAAATGCGCAGATATCAGGAGGAACACCGGTGGCGAAGGCGGATCTCTGGGCCATTACTGACGCTGAGGAGCGAAAGCGTGGGGAGCGAACAGGATTAGATACCCTGGTAGTCCACGCCGTAAACGTTGGGAACTAGGTGTTGGCGACATTCCACGTCGTCGGTGCCGCAGCTAACGCATTAAGTTCCCCGCCTGGGGAGTACGGCCGCAAGGCTAAAACTCAAAGGAATTGACGGGGGCCCGCACAAGCGGCGGAGCATGTGGCTTAATTCGACGCAACGCGAAGAACCTTACCAAGGCTTGACATATACCGGAAAGCATTAGAGATAGTGCCCCCCTTGTGGTCGGTATACAGGTGGTGCATGGCTGTCGTCAGCTCGTGTCGTGAGATGTTGGGTTAAGTCCCGCAACGAGCGCAACCCTTGTCCTGTGTTGCCAGCATGCCCTTCGGGGTGATGGGGACTCACAGGAGACCGCCGGGGTCAACTCGGAGGAAGGTGGGGACGACGTCAAGTCATCATGCCCCTTATGTCTTGGGCTGCACACGTGCTACAATGGCCGGTACAATGAGCTGCGATACCGTGAGGTGGAGCGAATCTCAAAAAGCCGGTCTCAGTTCGGATTGGGGTCTGCAACTCGACCCCATGAAGTCGGAGTCGCTAGTAATCGCAGATCAGCATTGCTGCGGTGAATACGTTCCCGGGCCTTGTACACACCGCCCGTCACGTCACGAAAGTCGGTAACACCCGAAGCCGGTGGCCCAACCCGTAAGGGAGGGAGCTGTCGAAGGTGGGACTGGCGATTGGGACGAAGTCGTAACAAGGTAGCCGTACCGGAAGGTGCGGCTGGATCACCTCCTTTCTAAGGAGCACAGTACCGATTGCAGACAAATGTTCTGCACGGTCAGCTCATGGGTGGAACGTTGATTAGTTGGCACGGTTTCCTGATCTCTCTGTAAGTACTGCTTCGGCGTGGAACACAGTGAAGGGAAGGGGATCGTGCTTGGCACGTTGTTGGGTCCTGAAGGTACGGCCGTAAGGTCATGTCTTCAGTGCCGGCCCCAGTGAACTCGCCAGCTTGTCTGGTGGGGTGATGGGTGGCTGGTCGTTGTTTGAGAACTACACAGTGGACGCGAGCATCTGTGGCCAAGTTTTTAAGGGCGCACGGTGGATGCCTTGGCACCAGGAACCGATGAAGGACGTGAGAGGCCGCGATAGGCCCCGGGGAGCTGCCAACTGAGCTTTGATCCGGGGGTGTCCGAATGGGGAAACCCGGCAGTCGTCATGGGCTGTCACCCACTGCTGAACACATAGGCAGTGTGGAGGGAACGAGGGGAAGTGAAACATCTCAGTACCCTCAGGAAGAGAAAACAACCGTGATTCCGGGAGTAGTGGCGAGCGAAACCGGATGAGGCCAAACCGTATGCGTGTGATACCCGGCAGGGGTTGCGCATGCGGGGTTGTGGGAATGAGCTTGATCGGTCTGCCGGCCGGTCGGCGAGTCAGAAACCGTTGATGTAGTCGAAGGACATGCGAAAGGTCCGGCGTAGAGGGTAAGACCCCCGTAGACGAAACATCAGCGGCTTGCTTGCTCATCTCCCAAGTAGCACGGGGCCCGAGAAATCCCGTGTGAATCTGGCGGGACCACCCGCTAAGCCTAAATATTCCCTGGTGACCGATAGCGGATAGTACCGTGAGGGAATGGTGAAAAGTACCGCGGGAGCGGAGTGAAATAGTAC encodes:
- a CDS encoding PTS sugar transporter subunit IIA, with amino-acid sequence MTSVTSPLAGQAIGLAAVPDPVFSGAMVGPGTAIDPVREPSEAVSPVDGVIVSLHPHAYVVVDSEGHGVLTHLGIDTVQLNGEGFELLVNKGDTVTRGQAVIRWNPAAVEAAGKSPVCPVVALEATAESLSDVVESGDVKADDTLFSWQ